In a genomic window of Nodosilinea sp. PGN35:
- a CDS encoding M23 family metallopeptidase, which yields MTSYFFRRRRLWRPVIGIFVLILAICLHGWQLQPAHSSLQPGSPVPVIQDQILGTKPDWVQITLRSLPAVLESGSFEAPADLIRLLGYDPSRVWQAGQTADQYMQLGDFQESFQLQQFSLYEIAALVGLDWPALRLADFALVAWQTLEDLVQAVPDLANRPVESVAPIADLLRGEVDPQTEIAEVLQDEALASLSLGDLNLEQYGLADIPGLMEAPLESFRDWQQAVIDQVPGLADVPFANFPNPIVEQGVVVGQVDVVFGAAEGNRTNTISGSYVEGFNVPCDADCAHLEIGQPTLVEGTQWVSGKYQQVRGGRGALAAVNGGVEPTGRHPFGNAFKVAVLETDEASGTAETGLYFRMCVRNLFVDLGCTPYFIGPIPWLPVQEEGMVFLGQIKEGLSTTDSADAATAKGIDPQTGEPKPAPAPAPTARGSGSPGTATGRFIHPAPGYGVTSSFGYRTHPIHGDRRLHSGTDFSTPTGTVIRAADGGQVTFAGISGSLTSGYGRLVIINHGGGLESYYAHLQGFFVQAGDIIAQGDPVGRANSTGWSTGPHLHFEVRQNGQPQNPMNYLS from the coding sequence ATGACCTCATACTTTTTTAGGCGCAGGCGGCTATGGCGGCCTGTGATCGGGATTTTTGTTTTAATTTTGGCGATCTGCCTCCACGGCTGGCAGCTACAACCGGCCCACTCCAGCCTTCAACCGGGCTCCCCAGTGCCCGTGATTCAGGATCAGATTTTGGGCACCAAGCCCGACTGGGTACAGATCACCCTGCGCAGCCTGCCTGCGGTGCTGGAGTCGGGCTCCTTTGAAGCTCCAGCGGATCTGATCCGTCTGCTGGGCTATGACCCATCGCGGGTCTGGCAGGCCGGGCAAACCGCCGACCAGTACATGCAGCTGGGCGATTTCCAGGAGAGCTTTCAACTCCAGCAATTCTCGCTGTATGAAATCGCCGCCCTGGTAGGGCTGGATTGGCCTGCCCTACGGCTGGCGGATTTTGCCCTGGTGGCCTGGCAAACCCTGGAGGATTTGGTGCAGGCGGTTCCTGATTTAGCCAACCGCCCGGTGGAGTCGGTAGCCCCGATCGCCGACCTACTAAGGGGAGAAGTCGATCCGCAAACTGAGATCGCCGAGGTGCTTCAAGATGAGGCCTTGGCGTCGCTCAGTCTAGGAGACCTCAACCTGGAGCAGTACGGACTGGCCGATATTCCAGGGTTGATGGAGGCTCCGCTGGAGAGCTTCCGCGACTGGCAACAGGCCGTTATCGACCAGGTGCCGGGTCTCGCCGATGTTCCCTTCGCCAACTTTCCCAACCCCATCGTGGAGCAGGGCGTGGTGGTGGGCCAGGTGGATGTGGTGTTCGGCGCGGCGGAAGGCAACCGCACCAACACCATCAGCGGCAGCTATGTGGAGGGGTTCAATGTGCCCTGTGACGCTGATTGCGCCCACTTGGAAATTGGGCAGCCCACCCTGGTGGAAGGCACCCAGTGGGTCTCGGGCAAGTACCAGCAGGTACGCGGCGGGCGTGGAGCATTAGCCGCCGTTAACGGTGGAGTTGAACCCACCGGTCGCCATCCCTTTGGCAATGCGTTCAAAGTGGCGGTATTAGAGACCGATGAGGCCTCCGGCACCGCTGAAACCGGGCTGTATTTCCGCATGTGTGTCCGCAACCTGTTTGTGGACTTGGGCTGCACTCCCTACTTCATCGGCCCCATTCCCTGGCTGCCGGTGCAGGAAGAAGGCATGGTCTTCTTGGGTCAAATCAAGGAAGGCCTTTCGACCACTGATTCAGCCGACGCCGCTACGGCGAAAGGGATTGACCCGCAGACCGGAGAACCCAAACCCGCCCCAGCCCCAGCGCCTACGGCCAGAGGTTCAGGATCTCCCGGTACCGCTACTGGACGGTTCATTCACCCCGCACCGGGCTATGGCGTCACCAGCAGCTTTGGCTATCGAACTCACCCAATCCATGGCGATCGCCGTCTTCACAGCGGCACCGATTTTAGCACTCCCACCGGCACCGTCATTCGAGCCGCTGACGGCGGGCAGGTCACCTTTGCGGGCATCAGTGGTTCCCTCACCAGCGGCTACGGCAGGCTCGTCATCATCAATCACGGCGGTGGCTTAGAGAGCTACTACGCCCATCTGCAAGGCTTTTTTGTGCAGGCGGGCGACATCATCGCCCAAGGCGATCCGGTCGGTCGCGCCAACAGCACCGGCTGGTCAACAGGGCCGCATTTGCATTTTGAGGTGCGCCAGAACGGCCAGCCCCAGAACCCCATGAACTATCTCAGTTAA
- a CDS encoding TrbI/VirB10 family protein: protein MTTPNNLWDDQEMADLVGLHLPEPTADSGQEIVAPSTPSEVEPLLDAEDMERQALTGQKPKLSLAANPFTKLGVVAAGTGLVIGVLAIFTSGVMKNDSPPAEEVQADFPEPMVEGEELSATDDRGQLLTDLAMGRQQAELEALANEEPMAQPEVPTAREAPELSPAPPPPSRPPQPVAARPTPAPLPPRPAPVSPAVSARPVVSQSVSQPVIEPVDPTERWLALSHLGSYGQGSPLPQEPSAPLVTEAPTSVAQVSTLPSPRDINHAEEAAILQGQPVTLPPTSPLLLTGTQAPAVLETPLIWAAETDSPQFVVQLTEPLLTAAGEIGLPADTSLVAQVTSVADSGLVQLAVVSFIQAGQEIPLSAGAVQLRGVEGTPLIAQKYDDPGMDIARMDATMAAMAGLSRAAGLVNRPKTSSVITAAGGSAITQDTGEANLLAGILEGAFEQLSGQMESRNQAALDEILNRPVVWYLPTGTEVELYVNQTVAL from the coding sequence ATGACGACACCCAATAACCTGTGGGATGACCAGGAGATGGCCGACTTGGTCGGGCTCCACTTACCGGAACCGACCGCTGATTCGGGACAAGAAATTGTAGCTCCATCCACCCCCTCGGAAGTAGAACCACTCCTAGATGCTGAGGATATGGAGAGGCAAGCTCTAACCGGCCAAAAGCCCAAGCTATCCCTGGCGGCTAATCCCTTCACCAAACTGGGTGTTGTCGCCGCTGGAACGGGTCTGGTGATTGGAGTCTTAGCCATCTTCACCAGCGGGGTGATGAAGAACGACTCTCCACCAGCTGAAGAGGTGCAAGCTGATTTTCCAGAGCCTATGGTCGAGGGAGAGGAGCTGAGTGCCACCGATGATCGGGGCCAGCTGCTCACCGATTTAGCGATGGGGCGTCAGCAGGCTGAACTGGAGGCCCTGGCCAATGAAGAGCCTATGGCTCAACCGGAAGTGCCAACCGCCAGAGAAGCCCCAGAGCTTTCTCCCGCTCCTCCGCCCCCGTCACGACCGCCCCAACCCGTTGCGGCGCGACCCACACCAGCACCGTTACCACCTCGGCCAGCCCCCGTCTCCCCTGCGGTTTCAGCCCGTCCAGTCGTGTCCCAATCGGTATCCCAACCCGTCATCGAGCCAGTCGATCCAACGGAACGGTGGCTAGCGCTATCCCATTTGGGGAGCTACGGACAGGGCAGTCCCTTACCGCAGGAACCCTCTGCACCGCTAGTCACGGAGGCTCCAACGTCAGTGGCTCAAGTCAGCACCCTACCATCACCCCGTGACATCAACCATGCCGAAGAGGCAGCCATTCTCCAGGGCCAGCCGGTGACATTACCCCCGACATCGCCCCTGTTGCTGACCGGCACCCAAGCCCCAGCCGTGCTGGAAACGCCCTTGATCTGGGCGGCGGAGACAGACAGCCCTCAGTTCGTGGTGCAGTTGACGGAACCCCTGCTGACCGCCGCTGGAGAAATCGGTTTACCGGCAGACACGTCGCTCGTGGCCCAGGTGACCTCGGTGGCAGACAGCGGCCTGGTGCAGCTAGCAGTGGTCTCCTTCATTCAGGCCGGTCAGGAAATCCCTTTGTCCGCTGGAGCCGTTCAACTGCGAGGGGTAGAGGGCACCCCCCTGATCGCTCAGAAGTACGACGACCCAGGGATGGACATCGCTCGCATGGATGCCACGATGGCGGCCATGGCCGGGTTGTCTCGGGCAGCAGGGTTGGTGAATCGGCCCAAGACTTCCTCGGTCATTACCGCTGCTGGAGGTAGCGCGATCACCCAGGACACCGGAGAGGCCAACCTTCTGGCTGGAATTCTCGAAGGCGCGTTTGAGCAGCTCTCGGGGCAGATGGAGTCGCGAAATCAGGCGGCACTGGATGAAATCTTGAATCGTCCCGTCGTCTGGTATTTGCCAACCGGCACTGAGGTCGAACTGTACGTGAATCAAACGGTGGCGCTATGA
- a CDS encoding ParA family protein, whose protein sequence is MKTVSCLSLSGGQGKTSVSLLLGRLLAHRGQKVLMVDADPQANLTFYLGHDVQASEPTLLEVLKGQVETADGIYPLATANLFLIPADEGLHKAQEYLATIGMGALALHHALEAVEELFDVCIIDSPPQRTQICLSVMGASDWVLIPAEASTKGVNSLLRSLELLEEMGRIRAFTGQVLGVLPFRDKWFGRSQATDSREAITAMQQVAGSIPVLPSIVESERYKQAIRQGQRLSKIGYGELEYPLYRVIEALEQGQGNG, encoded by the coding sequence ATGAAGACGGTAAGTTGTTTGTCGCTCTCTGGGGGGCAAGGGAAAACGTCGGTCTCGCTGCTGTTGGGGCGGCTCCTGGCGCACCGGGGCCAGAAGGTGCTGATGGTGGATGCCGATCCGCAGGCAAATTTGACCTTTTATTTGGGCCATGACGTTCAAGCGAGTGAGCCCACCCTGCTAGAGGTGCTGAAGGGCCAGGTGGAAACAGCAGATGGCATCTATCCGCTGGCGACAGCGAATCTGTTTTTGATTCCAGCCGATGAGGGGCTGCACAAAGCCCAAGAATACTTGGCCACCATCGGGATGGGAGCCTTGGCTTTGCACCATGCCCTGGAGGCCGTGGAGGAGTTGTTTGACGTTTGCATTATCGACTCGCCGCCCCAGCGCACCCAGATTTGTTTGTCGGTGATGGGGGCCTCGGACTGGGTGCTGATTCCCGCAGAAGCATCGACTAAGGGCGTGAATTCACTACTGCGCAGCCTAGAACTGCTGGAGGAAATGGGGCGAATACGGGCGTTTACAGGGCAGGTGTTAGGGGTCTTGCCCTTTCGAGATAAGTGGTTTGGTCGGTCTCAGGCAACCGATAGTCGGGAGGCTATAACCGCCATGCAGCAGGTGGCAGGCTCAATCCCAGTGCTGCCGTCAATTGTGGAGAGTGAGCGCTACAAGCAGGCGATTCGGCAGGGACAGCGGCTCTCAAAGATTGGCTATGGGGAGCTGGAATATCCGCTTTACAGGGTGATTGAGGCGTTAGAGCAGGGGCAAGGGAATGGCTGA